From the Leucobacter tenebrionis genome, one window contains:
- a CDS encoding ANTAR domain-containing response regulator has translation MTEQSTAPARRVVVAEDESLIRLDIVETLRDNGYDVVGEAGDGEEAVRLVEELRPDLVVMDVKMPKLDGISAAEQINKDHIAPVVLLTAFSQRELVERATEAGALAYVVKPFTPADLIPAIEIALSRFQQIVALESEVADLAERFETRKLVDRAKGILNDKMGLSEPEAFRWIQKASMDRRLTMQDVAKTIIDQLGPKKD, from the coding sequence ATGACTGAACAGAGCACCGCACCCGCACGACGCGTCGTGGTGGCGGAAGACGAGTCCCTGATCCGCCTCGACATCGTCGAGACGCTTCGCGACAACGGCTACGACGTCGTCGGCGAGGCCGGTGACGGCGAGGAGGCGGTTCGCCTCGTCGAGGAGCTGCGCCCCGACCTGGTGGTCATGGACGTCAAGATGCCCAAGCTCGACGGCATCTCGGCGGCGGAGCAGATCAACAAGGACCACATCGCGCCCGTGGTGCTGCTCACCGCCTTCAGCCAGCGCGAGCTCGTGGAGCGCGCGACCGAGGCCGGTGCCCTGGCCTACGTGGTGAAGCCGTTCACGCCCGCCGATCTGATCCCCGCGATCGAGATCGCGCTCTCGCGCTTCCAGCAGATCGTCGCGCTCGAGAGCGAGGTCGCCGATCTCGCCGAGCGCTTCGAGACGCGCAAGCTGGTCGACCGCGCGAAGGGGATCCTCAACGACAAGATGGGGCTGAGCGAGCCCGAGGCGTTCCGCTGGATCCAGAAGGCCTCGATGGATCGTCGCCTCACGATGCAGGACGTCGCGAAGACGATCATCGATCAGCTCGGACCGAAGAAGGACTGA
- a CDS encoding DUF4126 domain-containing protein, giving the protein MLELITGITLAASAGLNAYIPLLGLGLLSRFTGLVQLPDAWAWLENGWSLGIIGVLLAVEVLVDKFPVLDTVNDVLQTVVRPASGGMVFAAGSSSETVAISDPAGFVASAQFWPFVLGIAIALVPHLLKAVARPVINALTGGAGAAATSFLEDLGALVLTLLAVVVPVLAIVLLIAIIVLLVRRLRRARLRRREQRAGAAGVAAPPA; this is encoded by the coding sequence ATGCTCGAACTCATCACCGGGATCACGCTCGCGGCCTCGGCCGGTCTGAACGCCTATATCCCGCTGCTGGGCCTCGGGCTGCTGTCGAGATTCACGGGGCTCGTGCAGCTCCCCGATGCGTGGGCGTGGCTCGAGAACGGCTGGAGTCTCGGCATCATCGGCGTGCTGCTCGCCGTCGAGGTGCTCGTCGACAAGTTCCCGGTGCTCGATACCGTCAACGACGTGCTTCAGACCGTGGTGCGCCCGGCCTCAGGCGGGATGGTCTTCGCGGCGGGGTCGTCGAGCGAGACCGTCGCGATCTCCGATCCCGCCGGGTTCGTGGCGTCGGCGCAGTTCTGGCCCTTCGTGCTCGGCATCGCCATCGCTCTCGTGCCGCACCTGCTGAAAGCCGTCGCGCGACCCGTGATCAACGCGCTCACCGGTGGGGCCGGCGCCGCGGCGACGAGTTTCCTCGAGGATCTCGGCGCACTCGTGCTCACGCTTCTCGCCGTGGTCGTGCCCGTTCTCGCGATCGTGCTGCTCATCGCCATCATCGTGCTGCTCGTCCGACGCCTCAGGCGCGCCCGGCTGCGCCGCCGCGAGCAGCGTGCCGGGGCCGCGGGCGTGGCGGCTCCCCCGGCCTGA
- a CDS encoding DNA/RNA helicase translates to MHLTQLLRDPGGILHVRRLRAAGFTSHRIATALSSGAVIRPQRGWIALPGSDPELLQAASEGTILSCVSVTRRLGLWLLEQPEPHFAARSPHAHPQTTAKVHWRAPVRRREPQTLLDPLENALNYIAYCQPPEEAIAIWESALNKRLVTLTALRRYPYVGRAKEILQSVTPFSDSGLESYVGTRLRALGLRFVVQAYLHEHRRDFLIEGWLILEIDGATHTGRQRDLDNAQDWELSINGLGRIRAGYRQVLECWPEVQDAIMRLLSQGRPVVQGGDRLPNGPQHGKNPREK, encoded by the coding sequence ATGCACCTGACTCAACTGCTGCGGGACCCCGGAGGGATCCTGCACGTCCGCCGGCTCCGAGCAGCGGGATTCACGTCGCACCGGATCGCCACCGCGCTCTCGTCGGGCGCGGTGATCAGACCGCAACGCGGTTGGATCGCCCTGCCCGGGAGCGATCCCGAGCTCCTGCAGGCGGCCTCCGAGGGCACGATCCTGAGCTGCGTCTCCGTCACCCGTCGTCTCGGCCTGTGGCTCCTCGAGCAGCCCGAGCCGCACTTCGCAGCGCGTTCGCCGCACGCCCACCCGCAGACCACCGCCAAGGTGCACTGGCGAGCTCCGGTTCGACGCCGCGAGCCCCAGACTCTGCTCGACCCGCTCGAGAACGCGCTGAACTACATCGCGTACTGCCAACCTCCGGAGGAGGCCATCGCCATCTGGGAGTCCGCGCTCAACAAGCGGCTCGTCACCCTTACCGCGCTGCGGCGCTATCCGTATGTCGGGAGAGCGAAGGAGATCCTGCAGTCCGTCACTCCGTTCTCGGATTCAGGGCTCGAAAGCTACGTCGGTACACGTCTCCGGGCGCTCGGGCTGCGCTTCGTCGTTCAGGCGTACCTGCATGAGCATCGACGCGATTTCCTGATCGAGGGGTGGCTGATCCTGGAGATCGACGGGGCGACGCACACCGGAAGGCAGCGCGATCTCGACAACGCGCAGGACTGGGAGCTGTCGATCAACGGACTCGGTCGCATCCGCGCCGGATACCGTCAGGTGCTCGAGTGCTGGCCCGAGGTCCAGGATGCGATCATGCGGCTCCTCTCCCAGGGCCGCCCCGTCGTTCAAGGAGGAGATCGTCTTCCAAACGGGCCTCAACACGGAAAGAACCCGCGTGAAAAATGA
- the rpsA gene encoding 30S ribosomal protein S1 gives MTNATTESKQVAINDIGSADDFLAAVELTIKSFNDGDLIEGTVVKIDRDEVLLDVGFKTEGVIPSRELSIKHDVNPDEVVQVGDPVEALVLQKEDKEGRLILSKKRAQYERAWGDVEKIKETEGVVTGTVIEVVKGGLIVDIGLRGFLPASLIELRRVRDLTPYLGQEIEAKILELDKNRNNVVLSRRALLEETQSATRSSFLAELKPGQVRKGVISSIVNFGAFVDLGGVDGLVHVSELSWKHIEHASDVVEVGQEVTVEVLSVELDRERVSLSLKATQEDPWQVFARTHAIGQIAPGVVTKLVPFGAFVRVADGIEGLVHISELSGQHVELAEQVVSAGQEVFVKIIDIDLDRRRISLSLKQANEGVDPEGTEFDPALYGMTTEYDENGEYKYPEGFDPETQEWKEGFEAQREKWEQEYAAAQERWEAHKKQVAASLNEVAPAPAADNASSSFSSDSSSTGALADDAALAALKAQLEGN, from the coding sequence ATGACGAACGCAACGACCGAAAGCAAGCAGGTCGCGATCAACGACATCGGATCCGCCGATGACTTCCTTGCAGCGGTCGAACTGACCATCAAGTCCTTCAACGACGGCGACCTCATCGAGGGCACCGTCGTGAAGATCGACCGCGACGAGGTGCTCCTCGACGTCGGGTTCAAGACCGAGGGCGTCATCCCCTCGCGCGAGCTGTCCATCAAGCACGACGTGAACCCCGATGAGGTCGTTCAGGTCGGCGATCCCGTCGAGGCGCTCGTGCTCCAGAAGGAGGACAAGGAAGGTCGCCTCATCCTGTCCAAGAAGCGTGCTCAGTACGAGCGCGCCTGGGGCGATGTGGAGAAGATCAAGGAGACCGAGGGCGTCGTCACCGGCACCGTCATCGAGGTCGTCAAGGGCGGCCTGATCGTCGACATCGGGCTCCGCGGCTTCCTCCCCGCCTCGCTCATCGAGCTGCGCCGCGTGCGCGACCTGACCCCGTACCTGGGTCAGGAGATCGAGGCCAAGATCCTCGAGCTCGACAAGAACCGCAACAACGTGGTGCTCTCGCGTCGCGCCCTCCTCGAGGAGACGCAGTCGGCCACCCGTTCGTCGTTCCTCGCCGAGCTCAAGCCCGGCCAGGTGCGCAAGGGCGTCATCTCGTCGATCGTCAACTTCGGCGCGTTCGTCGACCTGGGCGGCGTCGACGGCCTCGTGCACGTCTCCGAGCTCTCGTGGAAGCACATCGAGCACGCCTCCGACGTGGTCGAGGTCGGCCAGGAGGTCACCGTCGAGGTGCTCTCCGTCGAGCTCGATCGCGAGCGCGTCTCGCTGTCGCTCAAGGCGACCCAGGAGGACCCGTGGCAGGTCTTCGCCCGCACCCACGCGATCGGCCAGATCGCTCCGGGCGTCGTCACCAAGCTCGTGCCCTTCGGCGCATTCGTGCGTGTCGCGGACGGCATCGAGGGCCTCGTGCACATCTCCGAGCTGTCGGGCCAGCACGTCGAGCTCGCCGAGCAGGTCGTGTCGGCCGGCCAGGAGGTCTTCGTCAAGATCATCGACATCGATCTCGATCGTCGCCGCATCTCGCTCAGCCTCAAGCAGGCCAACGAGGGCGTGGATCCCGAGGGCACCGAGTTCGATCCGGCTCTGTACGGCATGACCACGGAGTACGACGAGAACGGCGAGTACAAGTACCCCGAGGGCTTCGATCCCGAGACCCAGGAGTGGAAGGAAGGCTTCGAGGCTCAGCGCGAGAAGTGGGAGCAGGAGTACGCTGCTGCCCAGGAGCGCTGGGAAGCTCACAAGAAGCAGGTCGCCGCTTCGCTCAACGAGGTCGCTCCCGCTCCGGCCGCGGACAACGCCTCCTCGAGCTTCTCGAGCGATTCGTCCTCGACCGGTGCGCTGGCCGACGACGCCGCGCTCGCCGCGCTGAAGGCTCAGCTCGAGGGCAACTGA
- a CDS encoding vitamin K epoxide reductase family protein, with translation MSSESRVASRPVAFAVFSIIAGAIGWFASFELLTEYMKTLANPDYVPNCAVSVLVTCGPNMGSWQGSLLGFSNTIIGVSAFMAPIIVGAALLAGARFSPWFWRVYQLGLLAGFAFVVWLFSQSVFVLGTLCPWCMVVWTVMIPLWWVTAFRPYAAGDVPLSRKSRDLFQRLYSWTWVIVLLCYVLIAFIAQLQLDWLAEFARA, from the coding sequence ATGAGTTCCGAGTCCCGCGTCGCGTCGCGTCCGGTCGCCTTCGCAGTCTTCTCCATCATCGCCGGCGCTATCGGCTGGTTCGCCTCGTTCGAGTTGCTCACCGAGTACATGAAGACCCTCGCAAACCCCGACTACGTGCCGAACTGCGCGGTGAGCGTGCTCGTCACCTGCGGCCCCAACATGGGTTCGTGGCAGGGATCGCTGCTCGGGTTCAGCAACACGATCATCGGCGTATCGGCGTTCATGGCGCCGATCATCGTCGGGGCGGCCCTGCTCGCGGGCGCGCGCTTCTCCCCGTGGTTCTGGCGGGTCTACCAGCTGGGGCTGCTCGCGGGCTTCGCGTTCGTCGTCTGGCTGTTCTCGCAGAGCGTGTTCGTGCTCGGCACCCTCTGCCCCTGGTGCATGGTGGTCTGGACCGTGATGATCCCGCTGTGGTGGGTCACTGCGTTCCGACCCTACGCCGCGGGCGACGTGCCGCTGAGCCGGAAGAGCAGGGATCTCTTCCAGCGCCTCTACTCCTGGACCTGGGTGATCGTGCTGCTCTGCTATGTGCTGATCGCGTTCATCGCGCAGCTGCAGCTCGACTGGCTCGCGGAGTTCGCCCGCGCCTGA
- the polA gene encoding DNA polymerase I, which translates to MIIDGHSLAFRAFYALPVDSFQTQTGQHTNAIHGFISMLINLLGNENPDALAIAFDISRHSFRTEEYPEYKGTRGETPPEFKGQVPLLQEALHAMGIRTLEKENYEADDILATLATRGAEAGYRVLVVSGDRDTIQLVDDRITLLYPSKQGVSELTRYDTEKVLERYGVRPEQYPEIAALVGETSDNLPGVPRVGEKTAVKWINQFGSLEEILRRQDEIGGKVGESLRENAHLAERNRRLNRLVRDVELEVTLDELKRGEIDMAAVQQVFSKLEFRTLLQRVGKLAGAEVPTGGATTVSLVPEQPEAKNLIDEELADWLAKADRPAVRISESVAGLEVGVATPESSVLFHWLPGGRDYALFEQWLASDAPKVLFDAKQQIAVAARAGATIGGIDGDLLLASWLLRPQTPDKSIEEAVFRFLGEQVPEGDPNQLVPDEGSVADAAALAWYIVRAHEAAVGRFESRTIEIYREIELPLVPVLAALEQRGVQIDLPLLEAHDAELKERVSDLQQRAFDAIGREVNLSSPKQLQEVLFEQLDMPKTRKTKSGYTTDAAALVDLQAKNPHPFLDALLAHRDANKLRQMVETLIKAVEDDGRIRTTFVQIGSSTGRLASTDPNLQNIPVRSEEGRRIREGFIHAAQYETLMTADYSQIEMRIMAHLSGDEGLIQAFNEGEDLHRFVGSRIFGVPPEEVTSEMRSKVKAMSYGLAYGLSAFGLSKQLGISAAEAKQLMSDYFERFGGVRDYLRSVVDQAKRDTFTETIFGRRRPFPDLASPNRILRENAERAALNAPIQGSAADIIKRAMIKVEGRMAGMQSRMLLQIHDELMFEVAEGEWDALEAIVREEMAGAAELSVPLEVQVGRGANWNAAAH; encoded by the coding sequence ATGATCATCGACGGCCACTCGCTGGCCTTCAGGGCGTTCTACGCCCTCCCCGTCGACAGTTTCCAGACCCAGACGGGGCAGCACACCAACGCCATTCACGGTTTCATCTCGATGCTCATCAACCTGCTGGGCAACGAGAACCCCGACGCGCTGGCGATCGCCTTCGATATCTCGCGCCACTCGTTCCGCACGGAGGAGTACCCCGAGTACAAGGGCACCCGCGGCGAGACGCCGCCGGAGTTCAAGGGGCAGGTGCCGCTGCTGCAGGAGGCGCTGCACGCGATGGGCATCCGCACCCTCGAGAAGGAGAACTACGAGGCCGACGACATCCTCGCGACCCTCGCCACGCGCGGCGCGGAGGCGGGGTACCGGGTGCTCGTCGTCAGCGGTGACCGCGATACGATCCAGCTCGTCGACGACCGCATCACGCTGCTCTACCCGTCGAAGCAGGGGGTGAGCGAGCTCACGCGCTACGACACCGAGAAGGTGCTCGAGCGCTACGGGGTGCGTCCCGAGCAGTATCCCGAGATCGCGGCGCTCGTGGGCGAGACGAGCGACAATCTCCCCGGTGTTCCCCGCGTCGGCGAGAAGACGGCCGTCAAATGGATCAACCAGTTCGGCTCGCTCGAGGAGATCCTCCGACGACAGGACGAGATCGGCGGCAAGGTGGGAGAGAGCCTGCGCGAGAACGCGCATCTCGCCGAGCGCAACCGCCGGCTCAACCGGCTGGTGCGCGACGTCGAGCTCGAGGTCACGCTCGACGAGCTGAAGCGGGGCGAGATCGACATGGCCGCCGTGCAGCAGGTGTTCTCGAAGCTCGAGTTCCGCACGCTGCTGCAGCGCGTGGGCAAGCTCGCGGGTGCCGAGGTGCCGACGGGGGGAGCGACGACGGTGTCGCTCGTGCCCGAGCAGCCCGAGGCGAAGAACCTCATCGACGAGGAGCTGGCCGACTGGCTCGCGAAGGCGGATCGGCCCGCGGTGCGGATCAGCGAGAGCGTCGCGGGGCTCGAGGTCGGCGTCGCGACGCCCGAGTCGTCGGTGCTGTTCCACTGGTTGCCAGGCGGGCGCGACTACGCGCTCTTCGAGCAGTGGCTCGCCTCCGACGCGCCCAAGGTGCTCTTCGACGCGAAGCAGCAGATCGCGGTCGCCGCGCGCGCGGGTGCGACGATCGGCGGTATCGACGGCGACCTCCTGCTGGCCTCCTGGCTGCTGCGCCCCCAGACCCCCGACAAGTCGATCGAGGAGGCGGTGTTCCGCTTCCTCGGCGAGCAGGTGCCCGAGGGGGACCCCAACCAGCTCGTGCCCGACGAGGGGAGCGTCGCGGATGCGGCGGCACTGGCCTGGTACATCGTGCGAGCGCACGAGGCGGCCGTCGGGCGCTTCGAGTCGCGCACCATCGAGATCTACCGCGAGATCGAGCTGCCGCTCGTTCCGGTCCTCGCGGCTCTCGAGCAGCGCGGCGTGCAGATCGACCTGCCGCTGCTCGAAGCCCACGATGCCGAGCTGAAGGAGCGGGTGAGCGATCTGCAGCAGCGGGCGTTCGACGCGATCGGGCGGGAAGTCAACCTGTCGTCGCCGAAGCAGCTGCAGGAGGTGCTGTTCGAGCAGCTCGACATGCCGAAGACGCGCAAGACCAAGAGCGGGTACACCACCGACGCGGCCGCGCTCGTCGACCTGCAGGCGAAGAACCCTCACCCCTTCCTCGACGCGCTTCTCGCGCACCGCGACGCGAACAAGCTGCGGCAGATGGTCGAGACGCTCATCAAGGCGGTGGAGGACGACGGGCGGATCCGCACCACGTTCGTGCAGATCGGCTCGAGCACGGGCCGACTCGCGTCGACCGACCCCAACCTGCAGAACATCCCGGTGCGCTCCGAGGAGGGGCGGCGGATCCGCGAGGGATTCATCCACGCCGCGCAGTACGAGACGCTGATGACCGCCGACTACTCCCAGATCGAGATGCGGATCATGGCGCACCTCTCGGGCGACGAGGGGCTCATCCAGGCCTTCAACGAGGGGGAGGATCTGCACCGATTCGTCGGTTCGCGGATCTTCGGCGTGCCCCCGGAGGAGGTCACGAGCGAGATGCGGTCGAAGGTGAAGGCCATGTCGTACGGCCTCGCATACGGGCTTTCGGCGTTCGGTCTCTCGAAGCAGCTCGGCATCTCGGCGGCAGAGGCGAAGCAGCTCATGTCCGACTACTTCGAGCGGTTCGGCGGCGTGCGTGACTACCTGCGTTCCGTGGTGGACCAGGCGAAGCGCGACACCTTCACCGAGACGATCTTCGGCCGCCGCCGGCCCTTCCCGGATCTGGCGAGCCCCAACCGCATCCTGCGCGAGAACGCGGAGCGGGCCGCGCTGAACGCGCCCATCCAGGGCTCTGCGGCCGACATCATCAAGCGCGCCATGATCAAGGTCGAGGGGCGCATGGCGGGCATGCAGTCGCGCATGCTGCTGCAGATCCACGACGAGCTCATGTTCGAGGTCGCCGAGGGGGAGTGGGACGCCCTGGAGGCCATCGTGCGCGAGGAGATGGCGGGCGCGGCGGAGCTGTCGGTGCCCCTCGAGGTGCAGGTAGGCCGCGGAGCGAACTGGAACGCCGCCGCGCACTAG
- a CDS encoding hotdog fold thioesterase: MTDSTGAAAQHAPAPGLDYIRERGLGALADRMGIEVIEFERERAVATMPVEGNTQPIMLLHGGAYVVLGETLGSMHANFLAPEGYVAVGVDINATHTGSAVSGLVTGICTPIKLGRTLTVHEIVVNDEHGRRCSTVRITNFYKPFG; this comes from the coding sequence ATGACCGATTCCACCGGAGCCGCAGCTCAGCATGCGCCCGCCCCCGGCCTCGACTACATCCGCGAGCGCGGCCTCGGCGCCCTCGCCGACCGGATGGGCATCGAGGTCATCGAGTTCGAGCGTGAGCGCGCCGTGGCGACCATGCCCGTCGAGGGCAACACGCAGCCCATCATGCTGCTGCACGGAGGCGCATACGTGGTGCTCGGCGAGACCCTCGGCTCGATGCACGCGAACTTCCTCGCGCCCGAGGGGTACGTCGCCGTGGGCGTCGACATCAATGCGACCCACACCGGCTCGGCCGTCTCCGGCCTCGTCACCGGCATCTGCACCCCGATCAAGCTCGGCCGCACGCTCACAGTGCACGAGATCGTGGTGAACGACGAGCACGGGCGGCGCTGCTCGACGGTGCGCATCACCAACTTCTACAAGCCGTTCGGCTGA
- the pyk gene encoding pyruvate kinase: protein MRHAKIVATWGPAVSSYDHTLELIRAGVNVARLNMSHGTYNVHEGIYRNIRRAETEVGRPIAVLADLQGPKIRLGKFEGGPYPLEVGDEFAITTRDIVGDRTISSTTHKGLPGDVSPGDPLLIDDGKVALRAVRVTEDTVYTTVEIPGSVSNNKGINLPGVAVNVPALSDKDEEDLRWALQLGVDYIALSFVRDAADITRVHEIMEEEGIRLPVIAKIEKPQAVEHLEEIVDAFDGIMVARGDLGVELPLERVPLVQTEAIALARRNAKPVIVATQVLESMIESPRPTRAEASDCANAILDGADAVMLSGETSVGAYPVQAVETMARIITATEDHALDRIEPLGSAPRTQGGALTLAASEVADFVGARYICVFTESGDTVRRMSRLRRPIPIIGFTPEAGTRRRMELTWGARSYEVPRVGSTDEMFEQVDHVLLEHSRAQIGDKVVIIAGSPPGVVGTTNTLRIHRIGEATGQLPEAGPRKHARGGAPE from the coding sequence ATGCGCCACGCCAAGATCGTCGCAACCTGGGGCCCCGCGGTCTCAAGCTATGACCACACGCTCGAACTGATCCGGGCCGGCGTCAACGTCGCTCGACTCAACATGTCGCACGGCACCTACAACGTGCACGAGGGCATCTACCGCAACATCCGCCGCGCCGAGACCGAGGTCGGTCGCCCGATCGCGGTGCTCGCCGACCTGCAGGGTCCCAAGATCCGCCTCGGCAAGTTCGAGGGCGGCCCGTACCCCCTCGAGGTCGGCGACGAGTTCGCGATCACCACTCGAGACATCGTCGGTGATCGCACCATCAGCAGCACCACCCACAAGGGGCTGCCCGGCGACGTGAGCCCGGGTGATCCGCTGCTCATCGACGACGGCAAGGTGGCGCTGCGCGCCGTGCGCGTGACCGAGGACACCGTCTACACGACCGTCGAGATCCCGGGATCGGTCTCGAACAACAAGGGCATCAACCTCCCGGGTGTCGCGGTCAACGTCCCCGCGCTGTCCGACAAGGACGAGGAGGACCTGCGCTGGGCTCTGCAGCTCGGCGTCGACTACATCGCGCTCTCCTTCGTGCGCGATGCGGCCGACATCACCCGCGTGCACGAGATCATGGAGGAGGAGGGGATCCGCCTCCCGGTCATCGCGAAGATCGAGAAGCCGCAGGCCGTGGAGCACCTCGAGGAGATCGTCGACGCGTTCGACGGGATCATGGTCGCCCGCGGCGACCTCGGCGTCGAACTGCCGCTCGAGCGCGTACCGCTCGTGCAGACCGAGGCGATCGCCCTCGCCCGCCGCAATGCGAAGCCGGTGATCGTGGCGACCCAGGTGCTCGAGTCGATGATCGAGAGCCCCCGCCCCACTCGTGCGGAGGCGTCGGACTGCGCGAACGCGATCCTCGACGGGGCGGATGCCGTGATGCTCTCGGGCGAGACCAGCGTCGGCGCGTACCCCGTGCAGGCCGTCGAGACCATGGCACGCATCATCACCGCCACCGAGGATCACGCGCTCGACCGCATCGAGCCCCTCGGCAGCGCCCCTCGCACGCAGGGCGGCGCCCTCACGCTCGCCGCCTCGGAGGTCGCCGACTTCGTGGGCGCCCGGTACATCTGCGTGTTCACAGAGTCGGGCGACACGGTGCGCCGCATGTCGCGACTGCGCCGGCCGATCCCGATCATCGGTTTCACGCCGGAGGCCGGAACCCGGCGCCGTATGGAGCTCACCTGGGGCGCCCGCAGCTACGAGGTGCCGCGCGTCGGCAGCACGGACGAGATGTTCGAGCAGGTCGACCACGTGCTGCTCGAGCACTCGCGCGCGCAGATCGGCGACAAGGTCGTCATCATCGCGGGATCGCCTCCCGGGGTGGTCGGCACCACGAACACGCTCCGCATCCATCGGATCGGCGAGGCCACCGGTCAGCTGCCCGAGGCGGGCCCGCGCAAGCACGCGCGCGGCGGAGCGCCGGAGTGA
- the coaE gene encoding dephospho-CoA kinase gives MKLIALTGGIASGKSTIGRRLAALGAVRIDADQLARDAVALGSKGLARVVERFGSGILDPEGGLDRAALGRIVFGDADALAELNAIVHPEVRRIFTARVAEAEAADPEAAVVYEVPLLVEGGAAAREGVDLVVVADAPVEQRVARLMELRGMSEGDARARIANQASDEERRAIADRIIDTSGSEDETIAQVDRLWADLHGAG, from the coding sequence ATGAAGCTCATCGCGTTGACGGGTGGTATCGCATCGGGCAAATCGACGATCGGGCGGCGCCTCGCAGCTCTGGGGGCGGTGCGGATCGACGCGGATCAGCTGGCCCGAGACGCGGTGGCACTCGGATCAAAGGGCCTGGCGAGGGTGGTCGAACGCTTCGGGTCTGGGATTCTGGATCCCGAGGGAGGGCTGGATCGCGCCGCACTGGGACGGATCGTGTTCGGGGATGCCGATGCCCTTGCAGAGCTGAACGCCATCGTTCACCCCGAGGTGCGCCGTATCTTCACGGCTCGAGTCGCCGAGGCCGAGGCGGCGGACCCGGAGGCCGCTGTCGTCTACGAGGTGCCCCTGCTCGTGGAAGGCGGGGCTGCCGCTCGCGAGGGTGTGGACCTCGTGGTGGTGGCGGATGCGCCGGTCGAGCAGCGGGTCGCGCGCCTGATGGAGTTGCGGGGCATGAGCGAGGGGGATGCCCGCGCACGCATCGCCAACCAGGCGAGCGACGAGGAGCGGCGAGCGATCGCGGATCGGATCATCGACACGTCGGGCAGCGAGGACGAGACGATCGCCCAGGTGGATCGGCTCTGGGCCGATCTGCACGGCGCGGGCTGA